One Gossypium hirsutum isolate 1008001.06 chromosome A11, Gossypium_hirsutum_v2.1, whole genome shotgun sequence genomic window carries:
- the LOC107924784 gene encoding transmembrane protein 205 codes for MAWITRFLTAVAFLAVGVIFSPETFGSKSDGTKSPNLSSFIKLAHLLSFSTAWGAALWVTFIGGIIMFKNLPRHQFGNLQSKMFPAYFSMVGVCCAISVAAFGYLHPWKSATMPEKYQLGFLVSAFVFNLSNLFVFTPMTIEMMKQRHKVEREANIGDEIGWSKNQEAAKTNPKLAAMNKKFGMIHGLSSLANIMSFGSLAMHSWFLAGKLNL; via the exons ATGGCTTGGATAACACGATTCCTAACGGCGGTAGCTTTCTTGGCTGTCGGCGTAATATTCTCGCCGGAGACTTTCGGATCAAAATCGGATGGTACAAAATCTCCAAATCTCTCCTCATTCATTAAGCTGGCTCATCTCCTGAGCTTCTCAACCGCCTGGGGCGCTGCCCTTTGGGTCACTTTCATCGGCGGTATCATCATGTTCAA GAATCTGCCTAGGCATCAATTTGGTAATCTACAAAGCAAGATGTTCCCGGCTTATTTCTCGATGGTGGGGGTTTGTTGTGCCATATCGGTGGCGGCATTTGGTTATTTGCATCCATGGAAGTCAGCGACGATGCCGGAGAAGTACCAGCTTGGGTTTTTAGTCTCTGCATTTGTCTTCAATCTATCCAATTTGTTCGTTTTTACTCCGATGACCATTGAG ATGATGAAGCAAAGGCACAAAGTTGAGAGAGAAGCAAACATTGGTGATGAAATTGGCTGGTCGAAGAATCAGGAAGCTGCAAAAACTAATCCAAAGCTTGCAGCCATGAACAAGAAATTTGGAATGATTCATGGGTTATCTTCACTTGCTAATATTATGTCCTTTGGCAGCCTGGCCATGCATTCGTGGTTCTTAGCTGGTAAGCTCAATCTGTAG
- the LOC107924559 gene encoding phospholipase A1 PLIP2, chloroplastic: MDGLCLKPGIHGMAPAISVSGPLECRTQTTQVSAVGRSSVDHKSASSSSSAAGVPPQRTAFSRFSFRHPLRSLWPGGGGEGGNNKRYNGMAVDDAVLVENNSGEARIVHEENVSGGATAEGWNENWVLKILHVKSLWREGEEENISADEIRDTEEEEENNGNGVVNEDEEICEFCRVDAADDDENEKNEIEIDKDSFSKMLRRVSLAEAKLYAQLSYLGNLAYDIPNIKPQNLLKYRGLRMVTSSKEKRELGTKAEKIGLSSENLKPQRDEKDDEEGQEQKNLGSRISASAAYQIAASAASYLHSHTRTILPFISSSPENSKGPSKDSSGSDSGSDMINSDVASLMATTDSVTAVVAAKEEVKQAVADDLNSTHSSPCEWFICDDDQSATRFFVIQGSETLASWQANLLFEPVQFEGLDVLVHRGIYEAAKGMYEQMLPDVRSHLKLHGKRATFRFTGHSLGGSLSLLINLMLLIRGEVPASSLLPVVTFGSPSIMCGGDSLLRKLGLPRSHIQAIIMHRDIVPRAFSCNYPDHVAELLKAINGNFRHLPCLKNQKLLYAPMGQVLILQPEEKFSPHHHLLPSGTGLYCLTCQVSDNDSEEKLLLAAQRVFFNSPHPLEILSDRSAYGSEGTIQRDHDMNSYLKCVRGVIRQELKRIRKTKREQRRKIWWPLVLPHDINAGGIILGRSVATMNAGQDQFNFAGVLQTGRESLKRFSRLVASQHMHLFVVLLLPAKLLLLGAFSLISLR; encoded by the exons ATGGATGGGCTTTGTTTGAAACCGGGTATTCATGGGATGGCGCCGGCGATCTCCGTGTCAGGGCCTCTGGAATGTAGGACTCAGACCACCCAAGTGAGTGCGGTGGGTCGTTCATCTGTGGATCACAAATCGGCATCCTCATCGTCGTCTGCGGCGGGGGTTCCTCCTCAGAGGACGGCTTTTTCCAGGTTCTCGTTTCGGCACCCCTTGAGATCTTTGTGGCCCGGTGGTGGAGGTGAAGGTGGAAATAACAAGAGGTACAACGGGATGGCCGTCGACGACGCTGTTTTGGTGGAGAATAATAGCGGGGAGGCGAGGATAGTACACGAGGAGAACGTGAGTGGTGGGGCAACGGCGGAAGGGTGGAATGAGAATTGGGTTTTGAAGATTTTGCACGTCAAGTCGTTGTGGAGAGAAGGGGAAGAAGAAAACATCAGCGCCGACGAAATAAGGGAcaccgaagaagaagaagaaaacaatggaaaCGGTGTCGTCAATGAGGATGAAGAAATCTGTGAATTCTGTAGAGTTGATGCTGCTGatgatgatgaaaatgaaaaaaatgagattgaaatcgataaagattcCTTCTCCAAAATGCTACGAAGGGTGTCTTTAGCTGAGGCTAAGTTATACGCTCAACTGTCGTATCTCGGAAACTTGGCTTATGACATTCCAAATATCAAG CCACAAAATCTGCTAAAATATCGTGGTTTACGAATGGTTACTTCATCAAAGGAGAAGAGAGAGCTGGGAACGAAAGCTGAGAAAATTGGGTTGTCATCTGAAAATCTAAAGCCACAAAGGGATGAAAAGGATGATGAAGAAGGCCAAGAGCAGAAAAACCTTGGCTCCCGGATCAGTGCCTCAGCTGCATATCAGATAGCTGCTTCTGCTGCTTCTTATTTGCATTCCCATACAAGGACCATACTTCCATTCATATCATCAAGTCCTGAAAATAGTAAGGGTCCATCCAAAGATAGCAGTGGAAGTGACAGCGGTTCTGATATGATAAATTCTGATGTGGCTTCTTTAATGGCAACCACAGACTCTGTGACTGCCGTGGTTGCTGCTAAAGAAGAAGTCAAACAGGCTGTTGCTGATGATTTGAACTCAACACATTCATCACCTTGCGAGTGGTTTATATGCGATGATGATCAGAGTGCTACAAGATTCTTTGTAATTCAG GGATCTGAGACGCTGGCATCTTGGCAGGCAAATCTACTTTTTGAGCCTGTTCAGTTTGAG GGATTGGATGTTCTTGTGCATCGAGGTATATATGAGGCTGCTAAAGGCATGTATGAACAAATGCTGCCTGATGTGCGTTCCCACTTAAAATTGCATGGGAAGCGTGCAACTTTCCGTTTCACTGGACACTCTCTTGGGGGCAGCTTGTCACTATTAATAAATCTCATGTTGCTGATAAGAGGTGAAGTGCCAGCTTCATCCTTGCTTCCTGTTGTAACATTTGGTTCCCCAAGCATCATGTGTGGTGGTGACAGTCTTCTTCGCAAACTTGGGTTGCCACGAAGTCATATTCAAGCAATCATAATGCACAGGGACATTGTTCCCCGTGCCTTCTCTTGCAATTATCCTGATCATGTTGCTGAGCTTTTAAAGGCTATTAATGGAAACTTTCGCCACCTTCCTTGTCTTAAAAATCAG AAACTACTGTATGCACCAATGGGGCAAGTTTTGATTTTACAACCAGAAGAGAAATTCTCTCCACACCATCATCTCCTTCCTTCAGGAACTGGTCTATATTGCCTAACTTGTCAGGTGTCAGATAATGATAGTGAAGAGAAGCTGCTCTTGGCTGCACAGAGAGTTTTCTTTAACTCACCACATCCACTTGAGATCTTAAGCGACCGTTCTGCATATGGTTCTGAAGGAACAATCCAAAGAGACCATGACATGAATTCTTACTTAAAATGTGTTAGAGGCGTGATACGGCAGGAGCTAAAACGCATCAGGAAGACCAAGAGAGAGCAGCGACGCAAGATCTGGTGGCCCCTGGTATTACCTCACGACATAAATGCGGGCGGTATCATTCTTGGGAGGTCAGTAGCAACAATGAATGCGGGGCAAGACCAATTCAACTTTGCTGGCGTTTTACAAACAGGGAGAGAATCCTTGAAAAGATTCAGTAGGCTGGTTGCATCACAGCACATGCATTTGTTTGTGGTTCTTTTGTTGCCTGCTAAGCTGTTACTCTTAGGTGCATTTAGCTTGATCAGTCTCCGCTGA